Below is a genomic region from Rhodohalobacter sp. 614A.
AAAGCTCAATTGAGAACTCTTGTCCGCCAGTCCGGAATGAATGGCGATGTGATTGTTGTACCACTTTTTCTCTCCTCCGGTGGACGCGAACAGGCTGTTGCAGAACGTCTTGAAGGGCTTGATTTCAAATGGAGTGGAGAAACTCTTTTGCCGCACTCAAAACTTACTGACTTTTTAATGAATTCAGCTGAAAAAGCAGATGAGACTAAGAATGGTAAGAATCAGGCTTCCATAGAATAAACCATTCAACTTCGCAGACAGCCAACAGAATATCAGAGAGTAATGTTAAAAGTAAGGGTGTTGGCTGTCAGGGGAGAACTTCAGCTTGTATTTCTTTATAAACGAAATTTAATTGAACAGAGGTTCCCCCGTTCATCTTAAAAGACAGATCTCCATCCAATTGTTGGGTTACTTTTTCCAGAAGCTTTAAGCCAAGGGTATTACTGTTGTCTGCATCTGATTTGGTAAATCCCTTCCCATTATCTTCAATGTTTAAACGGATAAGATTATCACTCCGTTTGCATTCAATTCTTAAAACAGCTTCTTGATCTTCGGAAAATGCATGTTTAAAAACGTTGGTAACCGCCTCGTTTATAAAAAGTGCACAAGGCACAGCCTGATTGATATTCAACTCAACGGGTTCAAGGTCATAATCAATTTGAATTGAACTGGTGGCGCTGATTGTTGACGAGATGTTTTCTACAAGACTTTTAATGTTTTCATCCAACCGAATACTCCTGAAATCTTGTGATGAATAGAGCTGCTCGTGCACAAGTGCAATAGACCGAACCCGAAAGGCACTGTCTAATAAAACATTTACAAACTCGGTATTACTTTCTTTAAAAGCCTGCAAATGCATTAGGCCGGAAATGATTGCAAGATTGTTTTTTACCCGATGATGGATTTCGGAAAGTAACAGGCTTTTCTCCTCATAGCTTTTCTGAAGTTCTTTTTTAGCATTCACACTCGGTGTAATATCCTCAACTAAAGACATTACCGTATCTACAGAGCCGTCTTCATTTTTAATAACAGAATTGTACCATATACAGTGTATGATTCTGCCATCTTTTGTGAGGTTCCGGTTTTGCGAAACATTCCCATCTCTTGTGCCAGAAAGTAACTCAGAAGAGGTTTTTTGAACTTGTTGATTATCCTCTTTATAAACGATATCAGCCGCTGTGATCTGTTGATCAAAAATTTCCTGTTTCGTCCAGCCAAAAATTTGTTCACATTTATTAGACCATTTGGTGATACGCTGACTTTTGTCAAACTCAACAACTCCAAGCGGGCTATTTTCTAAATGAGTGCTAAGTTTTTTATGGGCTTTTGATAGCTCTCTTTCTGCTTCTATTCGGTCAGTTACATCTCTGAAATTATCTACAATACCCTGCACGGCAGGATCGTCTAACATATTTGTGACAACAGCCTCCAGCCAACGCCAGCTCCCGTTTTTGTGGCGCATTCTGGATGTGTATCCCGGTATGGATTCGCCGGGATTTTCCAGTGATTCCAGTACTTTCTGCTCAACACCTGCCATATCATCGGGATGAAGAAGCTCGAATAAGTTAAGTTTCATCACTTCCGCTACACTGTATCCCAGAATTTTCTGAATCGAGGGAGTTATATATTTCAGGTTTCCCTGCTCATCCAAAATAGCAATCCCATCACTTCCCTGTTCAACAAGGGCACGGAACCTGCGCTCATTTTCCTCGAGTTGAAGCTGCGTTTTCCGTTGATCGGTAATATCCTTAATGCTTACAAAAGCGCCGGTGATATGGTCATCATTTTCACCTAAGGCAGGTTTAAAACTGAAAGAAAAGATTCGCTCCTCCTGGGTGTCAGGTGCTTTTAGGGTCAATTCGTTTTCAATAAAATTTCCATCAAAAACTTTATTGTAGATGGTTTTAATCTCTTCAATTCTACCTGGTTGTGCATAATCAAGAATGGAATCTCCTTTTTGAACAGCTCTTCCAAAAAATTTCAGATAACTGTCAAAGAATTGGTTATTGAAAGTAAGAATCTCAAAATTTCTGGATACCAGGATAAACATCTCTTCGGTATGGCTGATAAGAATACTTTTCTGGAGTTCTATCTCTTTCTGGGAAGTGATATCCTGAATAGTGCCATACACTATATTTGAATCGGCCTGCTGATTCTTTCTGCCAATAACCCGCACCCATTTTATTTTGCCTGACGCCGATTTAATGCCTGCTTCGTATTCAAGCTCCTTTCCGTTTTTTAGCAAGTCTAAAAAAGTATTCTCAACTACGTTTTTAAATGGGTCGAGGTAAAAGGAGAGATGTTGTTCAAAGGTGGGGATTTTTTTTTCCTGAAGCTCAAAAATTTGATATACCCCATTCGTCCATTTCGTTGTTCTTGATTGTAAGTCAATTTCCCAACGGCCTATCTTTGCCACCTCTTCAAGGTCGTGCATCCATTTCTTAAAGGGGTCTGCATTTGAAGAAGAAGATCTATTTTCAGTAGAGGAAGACAATTCTTTTTTCCTTTATTTATATCAAGCACATTAAATTAAATAAACCTAATAGTTGCTCGAATATCAATGGCAATTTTATTCTAATTCATTGATTTAAAATGATTTAGAAAAGGGGATAATTATGGTTGGAAAAGAAAAAAAGGTGAATCAGGGCGTTCTTTGTGCTGAAGATAATTCAGGATCGTTCGCGACGTGATGCGGTAGAAACAGAATTCCCGGATTCGTTTTGTGATTCTGAATCTTCAAGAATAATATCAGGGGAACCTGGTGGTTGAATACGTTTCCCAATAGCTGAGAGAATACGTCTAAACTGTGATTTCTGTTTTTCGAAGTAACGTTTAAGATAGAGCCGGCCCATTCCTAAACCTCCAATCCCCGCAAGGAATGGAAGGAGAAAGTAAACGATATCGGGAAAATTCGTGCCGTCAAGAAAAATTCCCATAATAGCCGCTCCGGCCAGGAAGGGAAGCAGGCTGGATAAAATCATCATTCCTCGCCAATTAGAAACAAACTGAATTTTTGTATTTCCATCCTGGGGTGTAAGTGAGATGTGCTTGTAACCGACTTCCTTGATGCGTTGCTCCCACTCAAATGATTTGCCAACTTTATGGATTTTTCCAATCCCACCGGTTACTTGCCGGATATTCTGTACAATTTCTTCCCATGTATCTTCATCAATCTCTCCGGGAGTAATATGGACATCCTGGATTTTATGGGATGCCGTAATCCAATTAAAATCAGAATCCAATTCAGGCATATGAGCACTTTGAATTGCCTCTTGCACAGAATCTTTATCGATGCCTGCCTCTTCGGCGATATGAAGAAGTTCATCCTCTGTTAACCCTTGTTGATCGCCATACAGATCTTTCCTGGCCTGAATCTTAGAGGCTTTGGTGAGAATTTTACTGATCTCTTCTTTGGAAAATGTTGGTTTGTTATCCATGATTCTATCAATCATAAAAGCTATAAAAGATTAATGAATATGTTTAAAAACTAAAAATAGATGGAATGATTTATGGTAGAATACACTTGAAATTAGATCTAAATAGTTAAAGGAAATTCTTTTTTGTAAATTTTAGTAAGAGAATTAACTGGTGCACGTTAACGGTCGATAAAAACAGAGAAGTGGGGTGTTGGAAGATCTAGCCAATAATGGGATACGAGCGCTCAACAAGTAAATAAATCTCCTTTTGATTTATTAACTCATTCAATATGAGTCACCAACAAAAATATGCCGCCCTTTTTTTTGCGATAATGCTTCCGGGCATAATAGCTGCTCAACCGGGTAGTATTCAATTTAATCATCTTACGATTGAAGATGGGCTATCTCAGTCTACGGTCCAGTCTATTCTGCAGGACAACCAGGGCTATATGTGGTTTGGGACTCAGGATGGATTGAACCATTATAACGGGTATGATATTACCGTTTATAGAGACGATGTACAGGATTCCACCACCATTAAAGGAAATGACATCCGGGTCATTTACGAAGATAGTGATGATCGTTTATGGATTGGTACACAAACCGGCGGTTTAAATCTTTATGACAGAAACAAAGACCAGTTTTTACATTACAGGGCTATTGATGAAGACTGGTGGACTCTTTCTGCTGATGCCGTGTGGGATGTTCTGGAAGACAGCTACGATACTTTTTGGGTTGGAACCAGTTACGGGTTGAATATTATGAATCGGGAAACGGGCAGGGGATTACGAATATTTTCTGATAGTGAAAATCCAAAAACCCTGACTGATAACCAGATTACCATACTGTTTGAAGATTCAAACCGGGACCTCTGGGTGGGAACCGCAAATGGTTTAAATAAATTTAACCGAAACGATTCTACATTTACACGTTATCTGTACCGCTCAGAAAATCGGAGAGAATCTGCATCTTTTTATATAAACACCATTTACGAAGATAGTAAAGGGAATTTTTGGGTTGGAACCGAAGAAAATGGGCTGCTGCTGTTCGACCGGGAAAACGGCACCTATCATAATTACACATACAACGTAGACAATCCACAGGGTATAAGTGATAATTCTGTAATTGCCATACTGGAAAGTATAGACGGAGATCTTTGGGTGGGCACAGGCAATCGTGGGCTCAACCTGTTGGATACAGAAACATTTACATTCAAAAAATACAACCATGAGTCTCAAAATCCTCAAAGCCTCAGTAACGATGGGATAAACTATGTTTACAGAAGCAATGAAGGATTTCTTTGGATTGGTACGTTTGCCGGGGGTGTGAGTTATGTGGATCCATCTCCACCGCTTTTTCGTCATTTCCAAAATGAGCCGATGAATCCAAACAGCCTGAGCAACAATGTGGTACAAAGCTTTTTCCAGGATCGAAATGGAGATATCTGGATCGGGACGGATGGAGGGGGACTGAATCTCTTTGATCCCGAAACAGGTAATTTCAAACATTATCGCCATGTACCGGGGAATTCAAACTCAATTTCAGGCGATGTGATTCTCGATATCTATCAGAATGACATGGGTTTATGGCTGGCAACCTACGGCGGCGGGGTAACCTTATTTGATACGAGAGAGAATAGCTTCAGGACGTTCAGGCAGACTACAGAAAATACGGAGGGGCTGAGCAGTGATTTTGTTTTTGTCATTACTCCTGCAGATGATGGAACGTTGTGGTTTGGAACAAACCTTGGCGGGCTAACGGCTTTCAATCCGGTAACGGAAAGATTTGAATGGTATTTGGCAGATCCCAATCAACCAAACAAGCCCGCAACCATTGCAAATAATGATATCCGTTCCATTTTTAAGGATAGTGAGGGAGATATGTGGATGGGGGCATATGGGAGTGTATTAAACCGGTACGATACCGACGAAGGACGTTTTTATCTTTATGACATCAACACAAATTCTGATTTGTTTGCCAGTGTAGTACAAGACATTTATGAGGATAGTAAAGGCAGGCTTTGGTTGGCTACCCGGGGCGGCGGCCTTAAACAATTCATGCAGAAAACCCATCAGATAATCACGTATACCGAAGACGATGGTTTATCCAGTAATATTGTTCATGCTATTGAGGAAGATGAATTCGGAATACTGTGGTTGAGTACCAACGGGGGGATTTCAAAATTTGATCCACAAAACAAAACGTTTGAAACCTATGGTATAGAGAATGGAATACAGAGCCGGGAATTTAATCCCAGCTCATCTTTGCGAGACAGAGAAGGTTATATTTACTTTGGCGGGGTGAATGGGTTTAATCGTTTTCACCCAAGGGATGTACAAACCGATTCAACGGTTGCGCCTGTTGTTCTTACAGACCTTCATCTTTTCAACAAATCAGTTGGTGTTGGGGAGGATTCCCCGCTTCAAAAACAGATAAGCCAGACAAGCCGGTTAACATTAGGCCATGACGCATCTGTAATCACTTTTGAATATGCTGCACTGGACTTTAGCGCACAAAAAGGCAATCAATTTGCCTATATGATGGAAGGTTTTGATGAAGACTGGAACTATGTAGAAGATATTCGCAGAGCAACGTATACCAACCTGAGTCCCGGAGAGTATACCTTCCGCGTGAAAGCGGCCAACCGTGATGGAGTTTGGAATGAAGAGGGTGTTTCAATTGCCGTTGTTATCAGGCCTCCATTTTGGCAAACGGCTTGGTTCATTGTGCTGGTATTGCTTGCCATAGCGGGCACTGCTTATTTGGTTTATTGGCTCAGAGTTCGCTCTATCAGAAACCGCAACCGAATGCTTGCAAGAGTTATTGCCAAACGGACAAATGAGCTCCAGAAGGCAAATTCAACCAAAGATAAGCTATTCTCAATTATTGCTCACGATCTCATAAATATTTCAACGGGGTTAAGTGGTTTGTCCGGGTTGATGAAAGAAAGCCTGGAACAGGAAAATATGGATGAGGTGAAGGAGTATTCTGGTCATTTGCACAATACGATTGGTCAATTTGCCATTATGCTGAAAAACATGCTGGACTGGGCCAGAAGCCAAACGGGTAAAATTCAATATGATCCCATGAATTTTATTCTTGCTGATATTGTAGATGAGATCATTGAGCAGCAAGAATCCCGCGCTATTTACAAAAGCATAAAATTATCATCCTTGGTTGACAAAAATCTGGAAGTGTATGCCGATCCGGATATGATATTGGTAATCCTCAGAAATTTAATAGCAAATGCGTTGAAATTTACTCCGGAAGGAGGAAAGATTGAGATAACCGCGGCGGAAGAAATGGATGCTGTGAAAGTTTCAGTTCGCGATAACGGTATTGGAATGAGCGAGGAGATGGTTTACAAAATTTTCAATCAGGATGAATCAGTAACTACGCTGGGTACTTCCAACGAAAAGGGTACCGGTCTTGGAATTTCTCTGTGTAAAGACTTCATTCGGAGAAATAAAGGAAAATTAAGTGCCGAAAGCGAACCCGGTGTGGGGACTACGATCTCATTTACGTTACCTTTTGCGCAAGAGATGGAATCCTATCCCGGTATGATGACCCAGGCTTCTTGATTACTTACCTGATTTTCTCATCACTAATATTTTATACCTGATTTTGTTACCAAACGGCGTCAGCATTGCAAAGGTAATTTTCAATATCTGAAGGCTTTATAAATGAGTGTGTTTAGTTTAACTTGGCCCAGACATCTGATTAGGCTCTAAGGTGTTAGATTTGATAGTTAGACAGGATAATTTTCATAACGTGTAATGGCAAATAAATATGTAAAGGAGTTAAAAAAATGGGTGCAATATGCTGCCAATTCTTTCTCAACATGTGGTTTGGAAAGAGTCAGTTCTGCGCCACATATTTTTAGAGTGCTCTACCAGGGAGACAGGTTAGATCCCTTTTTGTACTTATACTCTCTTTCATCTCGCTACATGAATGAGAGGGTGTACTATATTGTATCGTTTTACTGGAGTGTAAATGAATGGACAATAGGTAACATCCATAAAGATTTGGCCCGTTTTAAACGGTTGTTCAGGAAACACACTGTAATTTTCCTGGCTAATTCTCCCGAAGAGCTTGAGCTGTTAAAACAAAATAATTTCAATGCGGTTCTGTGTAATCACAACTGTTTTGTTGATGAAAATATTTATCGCCCGCTTAAGCAAGAAAAAAAGTTTGATGCTGTATACGATGCCCGACTGTCACCTTTTAAGCGTCATCAGCTTGCCGAAAAAATTACAAGCCTCGGTTTGATCACCTACATTCATGATTTTTCAAATCAAGAGGAATACACAACGATGGTCAAGCGAAAATTAAATTATGCACACTGGTTCAACAAAACTCCAGACGGACTCCGTCATTTAAGCGCTACTGAGGTAAATGAAGCACTTAATAAGTGCAAAGTAGGGTTATGTCTGAGCGCCGAAGAAGGTGCAATGTACGCAAGCATTCAATATTTGCTGGCCGGGCTTCCGGTTGTGAATGTACCGAATAAAGGCGGCCGAGACGTCTTTTTCGATGGTTATAATTCCATTACAGTTGAGCCTGAGGCAGGCATTGTTGCGGAGGCTGTGAAGGGAATGATAGACCGAAACCCGGACCCTGAAACCATTCGAAATAATACCATACAGTTGATGGAGATACACCGCAACTACTTTATCGATCTGATCAATCAGATAGGAAAAGGCGAAGGTTATGACCTTAATTTCAAAGAAAAATGGGATTCTTTGTTTTATAACAAGTTTATCCGTTGGGTCTCTTATAAAGAAGTTTTATGATCGGAGAAAACGATCTCAATTTAATTCGGTTGCTCTACTACTTCTATTTCCGATCCTCTTACAGAAGCAATTATTTCTTCCCTTTTTCCTCGATAAGTTGAACCGCATCCGCCATTCTGAACTCTTCCGGTTCAGTGCCTTTGGGAAGAGAGATATTGGTACGCCCGTATTTAATGTAAGGACCATAACGTCCATCCATTACTTTTACAGGTTTGTCCGTTTCCGGATGTTTGCCAAGGTCTTGAATCTCTGAACTGCTCTTTCTTCCTTTTCCTTTTTCCTTGAGGAGTTCCACCGCACGGTCGAGTTCAATTTCAAGAACATTGTCCGTCTTTTTCAGGGATTTGAAATTTCCGTCGTGAAGAACAAACGGTCCGTACCGGCCAATTCCCGCTTTCACAACTTTTCCGGTTTCGGGATGCTCGCCAAGCGTACGGGGCAATTCGAGAAGTTTAAGGGCTGTCTCGAAATCAACATCTGCAGGTTTCATGCCCTTTAAAAGCGAAACACGTTTTGGCTTTTTATTATCCTCGGTTACATCTCCGAGTTGAACGTAAGGGCCATAACGGCCGGTTAAGACGTAAACCGGTTGTTCAGTTTCAGGGTGTTCGCCTAAAGATGTAGGGCCTTCTTTTTCAGTCACAAGCAGTTCTTTAATTTTTTCAGCAGAGAGTTCTCCGGGATCAAGATCTACAGGAAGAGAAGTTGTGATATCCTCGCCATTAGACTCAACCTTCACATAAGGGCCAAACCGGCCAACATGAACCCGCATTCCATTTAATCCCTCAATAGGCAGGTTCAGCACTTTGGCTTTTTGAGGATCGATTTTATCCTCTTGCTGATCCACCTGGTTTTTCAGTCCGCTATCTCCTTTGTAATAATCGTCGAGGTATTTAACAGGATCGTATTTTCCTCGTGCAATCTCGTCGAGTTTGTCTTCGAGTTCAGAGGTAAAATCACTGTCCACCAAATGAGGAAAATGGTTTTCTAAAAGCTCTGTTACGGCAAAAGCAGTATATGATGGTATCAGTGTCTTTCCTTCACTCTTGGCGTATCCTCGCTCCTGTATAGTGCCGATAATGGTAGCATAGGTACTCGGCCGGCCAACGCCGCTTTTCTCCAGTTCCTTCACAAGCGTTGCTTCCGTATATCGTGCCGGTGGTTTTGTTTCGTGGGAAATGGACTCCAGTTTATGAAGATCCGTGGAATCACCTTCCTTCATTTCGGGCAGGAAAATTTCCTGGTTTTCGATGGCGGCCTCGGGATCATCACTTCCCTCCACATAGGCCCGGAAGAATCCCGGAAAGAGAATCTTTTTTCCGCTTGTCTTAAAATCGGCTTCGGTTCCATTATGCTTCGCCGTAATCGTCACGTTGGTAAATTCCAGTTTGGCTTCAGCCATTTGAGTGGCGATGGTCCGTTTCCAAATCAAATCATAAAGCTTTAGCTGGCGTCCGCTCAATCCGGATTTTTCGGGATGCGTAAAACTGGAACCTGCCGGGCGAATCGCCTCATGTGCTTCCTGGGCGCCTTTGGCTTTTCCATACGTTCGCACGCGCTTAAAGAGATATTCTTCGCCATATTGAGTTTCCACTTCATTTCGGGCCGCAGTAATTGCCTGGCTCGAGAGATTCGTGGAGTCCGTTCTCATGTACGTGATATACCCGTTTTCGTACAACTTCTGGGCAATACTCATCGTATCTCTTGCAGAAAATCCAAATTTTCGGTTGGCTTCCTGCTGCAGGGTTGAGGTAATAAACGGCGCCGATGGATTTCGTTTCTGAACGTTTACATCCACATTTGTAACCGACCAATCCGCTTCGTGCAGAAGATCGCGGAGTTTTCCGGCTTTTTCCTCATCGAGAAGAACAACGCTGTCCGGTTTTTTGAGCTTGCCGGTGTTTTCATCAAAATCCTTTCCACTGGCGAGGCGTTTGCCGTCTACGTGAGAAAGAACGGCATCAAATTTATTTTTGTCGCCCGACTTTGTGAGAATGGCTTTTAGATCATAATACGTTCCGCTTTTGAACTTCATCCGTTCACGTTCGCGGGCAACCAGGAACCAAACAGCTACTGATTGAACACGGCCGGCAGAAAGGCCCGGTGCAATCTTCTTCCACAAAAGCGGCGAAATGGTGTAACCGGCCAGACGATCCAGAATCCGGCGCGTTTCCTGTGCGTGAACCAAATTCATGTTTATATCACGAAAATTATCCAGTGCTTCTTCGATTGCTTCTTGGGTAATTTCGCGAAATGCCATTCGTTTCACCGGAACTTTAGGATCCAGAAGTTCTGTGAGGTGCCAAGAAATAGCCTCACCCTCACGATCCTCATCCGTAGCTAAAATCAGTTCATCAGAGTCTTTTAACTGCTCTTTCAGCTTTTTAACAATCTTCTTTTTTCCGGACGGCACCACATAAATCGGATCATATCGCTCATCTACATTGATGCCGAGATTTGACCAGGATTCTTTCTTGTATTTTGCCGGAATCTCTTTGGCTGATGACGGCAGATCCCGGATGTGCCCCATGGATGAATCAACCACGTAGCCTTTTGGCAAATACTTCTTGATGGTTTTGGTTTTTGTGGGTGACTCTACAATTACTAACGACTTCATAAATCAATTTTGTAAGGATTCGACAAGCTCTTTCAATTCTTCTGCATGAGCTTTTGTATTTACTTTCTCGATAATTTCCAGAACGGTTCCGTCCGTATCAATCACGTAAGCAGACCGGCTGGGAGCTTCAAAGGTATTTCCGAACATATTCTTTTCAACAATAGAATCGGTGGCTTCGGCAAATTTATAATCGGGGTCAGATGCCAGGATATAGTTGATCCCTTTTTTCTTTGCATAATTTTTGTGCGACCTGTACCCGTCTTTGCTGATAGCAATCAGGTTGTATCCCTTTTTATTGAACCATTCTGCCTCTTCGGCAAGACTTTCGTTTTGTTTATCACAACTGCTTGTGTTGTTTTTCATGTAAACGGAAACAATAGCCGGCCGATCCAGAAGTTCTGAGAATTGGACGTCTTTTTGTTCACCATTTTCTACAACGGTCAGGCTAAAATCGGTATCAATTTTTTTTCCTTTGGAAATCATGATGCTCTATAATTCTTGTATGTTTTGGGCACTATAACCCAAATCATATCTCATTTCGTTCTTTCCATATTGAAATGAAATTCAGAGACTTTTAGTATACACATTCTGAAACACATTGAGCAACTGATTTTGTTTGAGGATTTTTTTCCTCACAAAAAGAGATTACTTATTGTTCATATGCAAGAGTAAATGAGCGACTGCCGCCACAACAATCGAGTGATGAATGGTACTGCTTTTCACAAGATCAAGAAAACGCCTGAGAGGTAATACATGTATATCAATGTCTTCATTGCCATCAAGATTTTGTTCACCTGTTTTGATACAGTTTTCTGCCAAAAAGATGGATGTAAAATTGTTCAGAAAGGCGGGGTTGGCACTGGTTTCCCCGAGAAGGGTCCACTTTTTGGATTGATACCCGGTCTCCTCCAGTAATTCGCGTTTGGCCGCTTCCAGCGGGGATTCTCCCTCATCAATCATACCGCCGGGAATTTCCAGGGTTGATTGATGAATGCCGGCGCGGTATTGTTCAACCAAAACAACTTCCTGATCTTCATTTAAAGCGATGATGTTAATCCAATCCGGTGCATTCAAAACGATAAATGGAGCGGTATCCGTTTTTTTATCCGGCAAAAGCTCTCTTTGATGAAGAGAAAAAATGGGAGTTTCGAAGAGTTTCTTATCTTCAATGATATCCCATTTGGGTTTGGAAAATGAAAATGAATCAGACATAGCGAAGCAATTATATGGATGAACGACTTGAAATCGCAGGAGAAAACTTTTCAACCGATGAAGAACGAACTCAAATCGTAGAAAAGGCGTGCGATCTGATGGAGAAGATATACCAGGACGGGGATTATCCAAAACTGATGGTGAAGCGTTCGTGGTCGGAACATAACCCGATCATTACCGGCGAGATGGCGTTGCCCAGTGCGTATCGCTGGTATTTAAAAAGAGAGCTCAGAAAACTGCTTGAGAAAGGCGCCAGTATGAAAATCTTTCCTTCCCGGCCGCGGGTAGAAGTGAATGATCCGCTTCTTTTTGATAATGCTGATGAGGATGACTGGGACATCACCCAAAAGAAAATGTTTCTGTACAGCCCGGAACGGATTGACATTTCCCTGAACCGGCTGGAGCATTACACCGGAACCAAACCGGAAGATTTTCAACGGTATATCATTTTCACAAATTATGATATGCATGTAAACGTGTTTGAAGATCTCTTTCCCGATTGTGTAAAACCAAACCGGTCGGTTCAAATGCCGGCGTATCATCACAAGCTGCCGGAGAATAAAGGGTTTTCTCTGGTGAACATTGGGGTGGGGCCATCCAATGCGAAAACCATTTCGGATCATGTGGCCGTACTTCGTCCCGATGCAATGGTGATGGTTGGGCATTGTGGCGGATTACGGAATCATCAGGACATTGGCGACTTTGTTCTGGCAACCGGTTTTATGCGTGCAGATGGAGTTTTGGATCAGTTGCTGCCACTCAATATTCCCATTACTCCGAACCATTTGTTGAATGTTTACCTGAAAGAAGTGCTCGATTCAAACAACCGAAAATACCGGTTGGGAACCGTGTATACCACAGCTAACCGGAACTGGGAATTCATCAAAAAAAGAACGGTTCACGAAATCCACATCAGCCGGAGTGTAG
It encodes:
- a CDS encoding PAS domain S-box protein, which encodes MSSSTENRSSSSNADPFKKWMHDLEEVAKIGRWEIDLQSRTTKWTNGVYQIFELQEKKIPTFEQHLSFYLDPFKNVVENTFLDLLKNGKELEYEAGIKSASGKIKWVRVIGRKNQQADSNIVYGTIQDITSQKEIELQKSILISHTEEMFILVSRNFEILTFNNQFFDSYLKFFGRAVQKGDSILDYAQPGRIEEIKTIYNKVFDGNFIENELTLKAPDTQEERIFSFSFKPALGENDDHITGAFVSIKDITDQRKTQLQLEENERRFRALVEQGSDGIAILDEQGNLKYITPSIQKILGYSVAEVMKLNLFELLHPDDMAGVEQKVLESLENPGESIPGYTSRMRHKNGSWRWLEAVVTNMLDDPAVQGIVDNFRDVTDRIEAERELSKAHKKLSTHLENSPLGVVEFDKSQRITKWSNKCEQIFGWTKQEIFDQQITAADIVYKEDNQQVQKTSSELLSGTRDGNVSQNRNLTKDGRIIHCIWYNSVIKNEDGSVDTVMSLVEDITPSVNAKKELQKSYEEKSLLLSEIHHRVKNNLAIISGLMHLQAFKESNTEFVNVLLDSAFRVRSIALVHEQLYSSQDFRSIRLDENIKSLVENISSTISATSSIQIDYDLEPVELNINQAVPCALFINEAVTNVFKHAFSEDQEAVLRIECKRSDNLIRLNIEDNGKGFTKSDADNSNTLGLKLLEKVTQQLDGDLSFKMNGGTSVQLNFVYKEIQAEVLP
- a CDS encoding DsbA family protein, producing the protein MDNKPTFSKEEISKILTKASKIQARKDLYGDQQGLTEDELLHIAEEAGIDKDSVQEAIQSAHMPELDSDFNWITASHKIQDVHITPGEIDEDTWEEIVQNIRQVTGGIGKIHKVGKSFEWEQRIKEVGYKHISLTPQDGNTKIQFVSNWRGMMILSSLLPFLAGAAIMGIFLDGTNFPDIVYFLLPFLAGIGGLGMGRLYLKRYFEKQKSQFRRILSAIGKRIQPPGSPDIILEDSESQNESGNSVSTASRRERS
- a CDS encoding ligand-binding sensor domain-containing protein; this encodes MSHQQKYAALFFAIMLPGIIAAQPGSIQFNHLTIEDGLSQSTVQSILQDNQGYMWFGTQDGLNHYNGYDITVYRDDVQDSTTIKGNDIRVIYEDSDDRLWIGTQTGGLNLYDRNKDQFLHYRAIDEDWWTLSADAVWDVLEDSYDTFWVGTSYGLNIMNRETGRGLRIFSDSENPKTLTDNQITILFEDSNRDLWVGTANGLNKFNRNDSTFTRYLYRSENRRESASFYINTIYEDSKGNFWVGTEENGLLLFDRENGTYHNYTYNVDNPQGISDNSVIAILESIDGDLWVGTGNRGLNLLDTETFTFKKYNHESQNPQSLSNDGINYVYRSNEGFLWIGTFAGGVSYVDPSPPLFRHFQNEPMNPNSLSNNVVQSFFQDRNGDIWIGTDGGGLNLFDPETGNFKHYRHVPGNSNSISGDVILDIYQNDMGLWLATYGGGVTLFDTRENSFRTFRQTTENTEGLSSDFVFVITPADDGTLWFGTNLGGLTAFNPVTERFEWYLADPNQPNKPATIANNDIRSIFKDSEGDMWMGAYGSVLNRYDTDEGRFYLYDINTNSDLFASVVQDIYEDSKGRLWLATRGGGLKQFMQKTHQIITYTEDDGLSSNIVHAIEEDEFGILWLSTNGGISKFDPQNKTFETYGIENGIQSREFNPSSSLRDREGYIYFGGVNGFNRFHPRDVQTDSTVAPVVLTDLHLFNKSVGVGEDSPLQKQISQTSRLTLGHDASVITFEYAALDFSAQKGNQFAYMMEGFDEDWNYVEDIRRATYTNLSPGEYTFRVKAANRDGVWNEEGVSIAVVIRPPFWQTAWFIVLVLLAIAGTAYLVYWLRVRSIRNRNRMLARVIAKRTNELQKANSTKDKLFSIIAHDLINISTGLSGLSGLMKESLEQENMDEVKEYSGHLHNTIGQFAIMLKNMLDWARSQTGKIQYDPMNFILADIVDEIIEQQESRAIYKSIKLSSLVDKNLEVYADPDMILVILRNLIANALKFTPEGGKIEITAAEEMDAVKVSVRDNGIGMSEEMVYKIFNQDESVTTLGTSNEKGTGLGISLCKDFIRRNKGKLSAESEPGVGTTISFTLPFAQEMESYPGMMTQAS
- a CDS encoding glycosyltransferase, with product MANKYVKELKKWVQYAANSFSTCGLERVSSAPHIFRVLYQGDRLDPFLYLYSLSSRYMNERVYYIVSFYWSVNEWTIGNIHKDLARFKRLFRKHTVIFLANSPEELELLKQNNFNAVLCNHNCFVDENIYRPLKQEKKFDAVYDARLSPFKRHQLAEKITSLGLITYIHDFSNQEEYTTMVKRKLNYAHWFNKTPDGLRHLSATEVNEALNKCKVGLCLSAEEGAMYASIQYLLAGLPVVNVPNKGGRDVFFDGYNSITVEPEAGIVAEAVKGMIDRNPDPETIRNNTIQLMEIHRNYFIDLINQIGKGEGYDLNFKEKWDSLFYNKFIRWVSYKEVL